A window of Nymphalis io chromosome 18, ilAglIoxx1.1, whole genome shotgun sequence genomic DNA:
CTTCATATAATTACCAAGTATTGCGTACTATCATACATTggatgattattatttcttaaaattaaattatttatttatttatttatttatttatttatttttatttatttgggaaacatacagcataatataatacataaaatttagtaacaaaataaatttcacttaagccaacaaagtttccacttatacaaacaaacatggagtgaacctaacgataacaagttatttaacaatttattaagatatatgaataaagtattaaaaataatttaaaacagaaaaaaaaaaaaaaaacgataagtatattactgacaaatacagttttttagagcttctttgaacttaaataaattttcgttaaatatatctatactagtgtagcgtttattatgattgtcacatgctcttactaaaaagcgatttttagcatagttcgttctacacattgggacataaaaggtatgttttgaacgggcaatggaatgtgagcacttgatataaatgttgttgactaagtacattgaatcgacaaaattatttacaattttgtaaagaaaaacctgatctttgcattccctgcgtttctcaagcgacaaaatattaagcttattaatagcattggacccaaatttacgcgttaatcttctaataaatttattctgaacattttcgatagccataacatacttagagtattgtggattccaaaccgttgaagcgaattccaaattagatcttacatacgagttatacaacacattatatgtattgatatgcttaaagtctcttccctggcgaaatatgaaacccatcatactgtaagcttttgcgataattttattcacatgcctgtcaaataataaattagaatctagaagcactcctaggtccctaacctcggttaccctcttaattaaatgattggaaattgtgtaatcaaataaaattggatttttttttctagaaaatgttattacattgcatttttcaaagttaagatgtaggccattagatgaacaatattgcactaaaatatccaaatcatattgcaagtttgagcagtcatcacttctttttatgattttaaatagttttgtatcatcggcatatagaagtatgtcaggattttgaaaattttttagtatatcattaatgaaaatgttaaacaataggggaccgaggtgagagccctgaggaaccccagatgttatggggacaaaactagaaatgtgtcccttgacagcgactgcttgagttctgtcacggagatacgacgttatccatcttagcaaatcgccgtgtataccagtatatgcaagttttttaattaatagcgtatgtggaattttatcaaatgcttttgagtaatcggtatacacagtgtcaacctgatgtcctctctccatggctgaaagaacaacatcgagaaactcaacaagattagactcaactgatcttttatttacgaatccatgttgttgggtaatgagcagaggttttattaaaggaaacaaagtatcgtaaataatcttctcaaataatttaggtatgatagataacattgatattccacgataatttttgacaatatgcttatctccatttttaaaaatgggaacAACAAGCGATTTTTTCCAAACAGGTGGTAGTATGCCTgaatatatggatttgttaaagagtaaatgtaaagggattgataaagatttactgcatcgttttaaaaacataggatGTAATCCATCTGGGCCACTGCCTTTAGACGAGTCAAGTTTTGAGAGATATCTTTCAATGGTACGGCATGATACATTAATAGTACTAATTAAGGACTGACTACTatgcttgtttaaataatcaacctCGGGTTGATTCACTTCTACttcaaaaactgatttaaagtaGTTACTAAATAGATTAGAGATCGATGGGCCGTCGGAGCCAACCGTATTGTCATGAAACATGGTGTCAGGTATATTATTACTacctttctttgattttataaatgaccaGAATTTCCGAGAACTGTGATGAATATTATCTTCAGCCCTAGCAATAAAGACATTATAACACTCTCTTTCCATCAATTTAGTTCTGTGTCGAAGGTCAGCAAATTTGTCATAGTCACTATTatgaccataaattttccatcgtttatgcacttgtaatttctttttaatcaatttaattaaaaacttgctaaaccatacaggatatttattgatatcgtatactgttttagctggtacaaagcgatccacaatattattaactattaaataaaacttatctactgcgttaattatatcacatgtttcgaattgttccacccaatcaatattatttagctCATTGTTAATTGCGTTGTAGTCAGCAACATGAAAGCGACGAACAATTCGAGGAGCATAACGTAAATTTgaatcattcaacataatatcCGTCAACACAGAGAGAGACGGATGATGAACGTCTTCAGGCAAAGATAATGGTGTTGTTCTATCGACCGAACAACTACAGTTAGACAGAACGAGATCCAATAgtctattattaccattaaaaatccCATTATACTGACACCAGCCAGAAAAGCACATAAAAGCAAATAgttgcataattaaattattttcggatGGGTTTTGGATAGCTAGCGTATTTTCAGAGTTATTTGACCACACAATATCTCCCATGTTGAAATCtcctacaacaatatatttatcaaaagggttattcaaatttaaatctgataagAACTCAAAAAATGTGGCTTCAGAATCGCTCTGGTGTTGATTTTGAGGGAAATAACAACAGAAAAGTCGtagtttttgtttacttaaaccCTGTCCGACCactatattaacaaaagttatatcagCACCTGGAAGAGACATTGGTGTCCtagagtgttgcatgtcgacatAGATGCCACGACGTACTGCTATAAGTGTACCACCACCCTTACTTACCCCTAGAAGTGCATAGTCACGATCATTCCGGTATACGTTATAGCGTGAATCGAAGAGTTCTTCATCAAAGATATTAGGAAGTAACCAGGTCTCGCTTAGacaaattacgtcataattggaatttaacaaattaaaatagaactgTAAAGTTTTAGTGCGCAATCCtctaacattttgataataaatatttaagtacatagtaatatatattttaaattataattattgtgagtaataatattaaagagaaataGCTTTTCAATGCACCTAGATGCCAGATAAGAATTAAAACATACCTTCAAGtccataaaacaatacaatatcagcctaattttcttaataaatataattaaaatattaacgaaaacaagtaaaaatataaaactacaaaaaatattcttaaaaaactgaacaaagtaacatactttaatattataaaccaacaaattaataacgcttataaaattttgtttaaacactCTTTGGAAGTAATGTGAATAACTGGTGAATTGTTAGTCTTACGAACCATAACAGTGCAATTTCGAACCCAGCAGAATAAGTAACTTTTCTCTTTGCATTTTCGTCGAGCTTCATTCAAAAGAGCCTTGTTGTAAGTGGACAGGTggtcatttatgtaaataggaTTATTTCTGCCTGAAAAACCAATGTCGCatgctttcatattttttaacttcctTAACGATGAAAGAAAATCATCCTTTTTGTAACgtgcttgcatttttaaaataatgggaCGCGATTTATTTTCAGACGAATCATTCCTTACCGCTACCCTTGTTACAAAATCAACatcggtattaaaatttatgggaTAACCACTTTTTTCAGCAAGGGTCTTAATAATATGGACTAAGTTTTCGCCCTTATTTTGTGGAAtaccatttatttgaatattagagCGACGCACCCACTGTTCATTTCTGTTAGTGTTTTCCGATAATTCTCTAAGCTTAAGTTTCAACTCCACGAGTTCTGtttcataattttctattttagtaaCTTCCTTATCTAGATCATTCATTCGATCAACAACAGAATTAATGGAAGACTCGatcgtattaatttttgtagacCAAAAAGTAACAGATTCTGAGAGCTTTTTAAATTCATCAGTAATAAAAGATTTGAATGACTCCATTGTGTAATGCAAACTATTGAAGCGCTCATCAAAATGTGCAATCAACGATTTAATATCTATGATTTGggcttgatttgtatttattttatcagacatcatatttaattttggacttatattatttttcttagatattTTGCAAACTGGACATTTCCATTTAGCTTTATTCATAGGCAGAATCTTTTTAAAGTCGCTTTCATTTATACCAACACATGAGTAATGATACATACTTTGACAAGCCGTACATCTAATCATTTCTTCTGGTCTTACGATCTCTGAACAATGTTTACAATccattttgcatatatattattatcgcaAAAAATGTAGGTAGAAAAAAAGCTAAGAGTAACTCTGCTTAACAGACCGATTGTTGAATTGCAGTCAAACCAGCGACCAAAAGGTCATAAGCGCCGGGAAATAAGCGTCGCTTACGCGTTCACTTCAAACACTGCACACTACTAttgcaatttaacaaataaaatttgaaatttgtagttttaatttatataattcacatttagatataatttaacacataaaattattgtcattaacACAAACTTTAACTATTTTTCAAAAGTTCACTCCCGATTATCGACttatatactgttttataataattatttgcgtAGCGATTACATACAGCCGTTTGCAATTGTCGAATGTCGAATGTCGAATTAGTGcaataatgtaagaaatgtcaaacaggGATATATgactatagtatttatatataatgacacAAGCATCAAAATTGCATATCAAGTCAAAGATTTCTTACAGAACAGCACTTGAAAATgtaaggtaaattaaaaaatatgttctagtaaatttaaatagccTCGCTATAAGTGTTATTTAGATTTGTTCAGAAATACACATCTCGAAGTCTgtggttataaattatttgtgatattaaaagaaattggGATACGGCATCGACTTCAATATTAAAATGGACTTTAgacgtcaataaaaaaattataatcattttaagaGAACTAATAAACGTGGAATCTTTGACACACTTTGCTAGAACCGTgacgtaatattaatatttttatagttctgTTTGTCCCgaacgtttttaaataaaaaaaataacattcgaTACTTGAAATGTTTTGCGCACTAAGAAAATAGATTAACGTCatcagtgaaaaaaaaaattaagtttggAAACGAAACTTGTTGaggttacatttattaataatactaataataaacaatatttttttttatttacacccaaaagaATCATGTACACAgtttgtttgcagtattatctaaacctagactttttatttatttattgttattaattacaacataaaaattgTGTCGCTTTAAATTGACCTTGTTCAAattgtatatgatatatatatatatatatatatatatatgatattgagtgtatgtataattatgtttCACTTCAAGGCGTAATTTGATTGAAACTAAACTGCTGGAATCCTTGGCAACAGATATATTCATCTATTCGAGCACTGATTCCGCCTATATGAGAAATGTATGCGCGTTACATATATGCAATTTTAAATGaacaatttgtttttcaaatttatcatGTATGCTCGAAGGTCTCGGTGTTGGCAATGTCATCATCAACTACAAGGGCCTATCCTACATATGTTAATATTGGAATAATCTGGAAGAAATTGAACCATGTCGTTGAGAAAACGACATCACAAGATGCCCTTTGATTGTTGccagaaaattaaaaacaattgataaaataaatatatatcgacttacagcgtttatttatttttaataaaaaataatataatattaagtgtttTAACCGCGATTACAAACTTTCTGATCACGGCTGATACATATTTCATGGTCACAAATTTCAAAATCTAACATCGTACAAAATGATAATGGTTTTATATCGGTTCAAAgcggataaaattaaaaaaaaatcaaatgtaaaaATGAATGTTGCTATAATATCACTGTCAATCCACGCTTTGGAGGTTATGTTTGTTTCAGTTTTCAGAACAACCTTACCTTGAACacgttatataaaaagttattataatatcaacgaTATCTTCCtcaataagataataaaataatattattcggtatggcaataaataacaataataaatctgaataaatgtttataaatatattcaatcctaatttcaaaaaaattacaattagcGACTACGAACAAAAATAGCGAATGAACGAATtgtattaatttgataaaattatattataacttgattgcttaaataaataaaaagtattagcTAGTACTTAACATATGAAAGGTCTAAACTGAACGACTATCAACGTTAACACGtctaaaacaatatacatatatagatgtGAAATTTGTCGGAGACCATTATTACGTAATTAAAGTAATGatttacaaaagtttttttttagaataataaaacgaataaatatgTTCGTACGTTTTCGGTTTTAGATCAACGTCGCGCTAAATCGCACTAATTATACATTTCGCGAGCGATGGGAATTACTAGTAGTCATATAATAGTCAAATAAATAGCGATTAAAAGTACACATTCATTATCAACGTCGGATGCCCTCCATTCCTTATCGTTTTATAAGAACGTTATATGCATACAATATAATCCATTGTTCTAGTATTGTTTACTCTGTTAGTCTTTAAGAAACGTTCTGCGGTATCGTTGTCTTGACCTGTGGACGCATTTTGAGGGCAACATTTGAAATTGAGACCGGAATAGCAAATAGCACGTGAATATTATTACTCGGTCACGCTGCAAGACTTTACGAAAGTCATGTTTATAATCTACACCGCATCTAAGTTACAACATTATAAATGACAGGACAATGAAATATACGTTGACGCAAGAAAAAACCTCCTGTTCCTTCGTTAGATTACACACGGGTGTGCCTGAACGCCCTCTTGAACACTTCAAATATCGTGTACTATTTGTGTGCATTCTCGCGTATTCAGTAAAGTTACGCGTGTATGTATACTAttttcagtatataaatgtaGAATCTAGTGGTCCTTTGTTTATAAACATTCATGTTAACACAACGACGCGACGCTTACATTAAATTTTGAACGAGAAACAAATCGAACAGTTTGGCTTAAAACTATAAATCATCATTATTGTAAGATTAATTATACTTCAAGGAAAGATTTGAGTAGATATTTTGCAACAAACTTCTGTTACGTACTTGAAACTGTTTATGGAACAGTATACTTAAATGAACACGACCTCGCACTGTACGTTTATGATGTTTATTACTTTACTTACGAGTGTTTTCTTTTGTTCTAGGTTCGTCATTAATCTATTGGCGACGAATTTGGTGACAACCTCTCTTCTCGCGCCCGCGCTATTCGGCGAGCACACCGCGAACGAGGAGGCCGGCTGGGTGGAGGCTGGTGACGCCGCAGCCTCGGCGTGCAGTTTGGTCGCTTTGTTGTCGGTAACGCTTATTGCGTTGGACCAGCATCACGCTGTCACGGATCCCCTGCGCTGCCATACTCGACTGTTGCAACGCCGGCCAGCCACTCTGTGTGCAGTCACTTGGCTTGCAGCTGCCATTGCAGCTATTGTTCGCGCCACCATAGCCGTGGTGCGCCACTATTATCCGCGCGAGCCCGCTATCCAGGGAGTCGAGCTCGCCTACTACGTCGTGTACTTATTTGCTGGCATCATCGCGCCAGTTTCTGTAGTTTGCGTCATGTATGCGAGGATATATCGAGCAGCGCGATCGTCTGGTCTACGAGCGCGCGCACATGGAGCTAGTGCTCTTCAACTTCATGAGCCTCATGTGAATTTGCCAGACTTGATTGAGGAGGGTGAAGGACTTACTTTGAAAATCGACGTGCCGGACAATGTCACGGAAACTGATCGCAAGTTTGGACCTTTTCTTCTACCTCCGGAACGACCAACTCGTTGCCCATCCGTTGCGAGTCTACGGAATGCGAGAAAGGAGGCCAAATCAAATGAGGATCTACGAAAAGGCTTGCCTGCAGTAAGCTCTGCGCCGTTGTTGGCGGCATCGCATCTTGCTGTACAATCTCGTACACCCGCGCCTTCAAATAACGGATCCAGAATTACATCAATCCGTTGTCGTATTTCGAACGCCTCATTATTTAGATATAGGGAAGAATCTCGTGCAGCTAGAGTTGGACTTTTAACTGGTGCGTTAGTGATGTTACATGTGCCGCATGCGGTGGCCGCTGTTGTATCTGCTGCTGTGCCAGGATTAGCAGCTAGCGCTCGAACTCCCGCGTTAGCCTTGCTTTTGCTGGCTTCAGCGGCATCGCCATTTTTATTCGCATTGCGTTCACGGCGCGTGCAACGAGAAGCTCGACGTCTGCTTCTACCGCAGAAGAGTGCGTGGGATCGACCCTCAAATGCAGCTTCCGCTGCAGCTGCTGATGGCCAGCGCGCCCGCGCTGCGTTAGATTTATTGCGAACATTGACGCCAGGGGGCGACGGGGGTGAAAGCGGAGATAACGGCGCTCCTGGTCCGGGAAACGGATCTGAGACTAGCGCGTGCCGCAGTTCCTTTAGCTCAGGCGGCAGCACACAACTTTCCTCCGCATCGGAGGAGTGACCGCCGGCGCCAGGCGCCCCGCTGACGCGAGCGCGCTTCACCCCTCGGTCTCGACCCACCGCTCTACTCATCTGTGATACTAGATTAAGACGACCCGCGTTTGCTGCGACTGTTAGACTGATTTAgcataagtaatttattattatgtccaTGTACCTTTCCGCTAAGCGGTTAATTTTTATCtgaataaatgtatgaaataaaaattaatataaaataattttgtgctTTCATTTCACCATCTCTGTATATTAGTTATTGTAGCAACTGTTACAAAACATAAATAGTGAAGgttgataataaaacaatgttactAAATAACTATTTCATGAGTTTTTGACACAAGTTATCCAAAcgcaagacaattttatttagataactgcctcattggtctagtagtttgatgtaaggccgcagaaccggaggtcctgggttcaattcccaagtcgggccaataaaaagttaatgggtttttctgtcagaaaattctcagtagcagcccggagtctggaagatggaagcgtgtacactcccgtgccgcggaaggcaagtaaagccgttggtcctgctcctgaactctttccggtcatgtcggattgccgtcccatcggattatgagagggaatagagtgcacctgtgtttgcgcacacacttgtgcactataatatctcctgcgtagttggctaatctcttgaggttggtcgccgtggccgaaatcggtctggaggacattatttatttagaaaaatatattataaacataaatctaAATTGCTTGTAGTTTTGTCTACTTATTTACAATATCTTAGAAAAGTAACCTTTGGATAATTGCATTTtgcaatataagaaataaatgaaacagCTGTTATTGACGAGACTATCAAATGATAAAGATACGTATCAAAatgataacaattataattaaaacaatgatagcaatgaaccgaattataaacaattattctttgaaaacaacatttattaggtcgaaaatattttaaccgTTGATTCATACCCAACACTCTTGCTTACACGTGTTCAactacattttaattacaatgtcCTTTTGAAGTATTCAGCAAACATTGCACACTGAAAGGTCTATGACATTAAACAatgtgtaaattatatatttagttaaatatacataaaaaagtcaTAGTTACTagcaacaatatattatattattaaatggaaaatatttaaagttcttAGTGAatgatataatatcaatatataaaacaagatCTTGGCTGAATTTCGGAAATGGTGACTCATGTCGAACACCATCCATCTGATTAGGTGATTGTTAAgctcaacgctacgaccaacgcgtatataatttagaataaattttgtttcaatgttattaaattacgtgatatgatttttacaactaccaacattaaaattatttgacatttgtataaatacactatttatgtatttacaatgaacgatcataattacTGTTGAACTTAAGCAGGGtgtctttcgctatcctggctcaccttctgtttcattatattataattaaggaTGCAAGgtgttatatgaataattttatcgaGTTGAGTGATATATAGATAAACGACAACATCGGTTTGTTACGCCGATATTTTGTTAAgacttaaaatatacttagttTCAACTTAgtttttcaatattgttttttttctatatcgatattatcgTTAAGCCGATATATCATTACATCACTAATTTGCAAATGTGCACTTTCATGTCTCACTGACACATTCGACGGGACTGCAATTTGATACCATCAGAAATATCGAGCAACACATTCAGCCAACTGGACCAACGGCAAAAAACTGTCGACGAAGGTATGTGTATATGTTATGGATGAACTACAGCATGGAGTTTTTGGTgggtaataaaagaaaaaagaagaTACAAATAATTGGTTTTATGGCGAACATATATCGaaactaaataacaatatttgctcattaaatattaaaagattaacactaatctatacatataaataaaattgaagtgtctgtctgtgatttcaaaataactgactcttttaaagttattatggctatttgcgatttaccaaaactaaaacaatcatttttttatttttgtctgtctgtctgtttgtctaggCTAATCTCGGAAGCGGCTAAacttacaaattgaaataactaaattattataagaagtatttcgaggtttcgtttagtctttatttcagcAAAATctgttgagtctatcaaaagttataaaaacatacgtatttttgttgttatatctaAACCACAGAGGTTAGAAACATGAAATTTTGATACATTTCATGATCTAAACACCCACTAAGAAAAAATATCTGGAAATTCAACCCCTAAAGGGTTGAAATAAGGGATAAGCGTTTGTATGGAAGCCCGTTTAAGTTTGAAGGCATGAAATATCGTAAACAAGCTtctggttataaataaataaatatgtatttcagtgTTTATGATAATTTATCCCCTAACAGGATAAAATAGgggttgaaagtttgtatggtattattatatatttttgatgtgaGAAACacgatatttaatatcaaagctactgattaaaaataaatgacccCAATTAAAGAAATGAAAGAAATTTAATCCCAAACGGAAAATgagacattaatataaaaatgaaaaaaaaaaaatagtccgatctgcttgaaatttactatttgtgtttcttgattgaattgatatacatgtatttaaaagttttctttCACCCAAACGGGTGGCAATTTTatttagggtttt
This region includes:
- the LOC126775443 gene encoding D(4) dopamine receptor translates to MEQSAFLSPGRALKSEGMEAKDRLVEEIVLLALFLVSTAGNSLALLVFCRRPGLRTISNRFVINLLATNLVTTSLLAPALFGEHTANEEAGWVEAGDAAASACSLVALLSVTLIALDQHHAVTDPLRCHTRLLQRRPATLCAVTWLAAAIAAIVRATIAVVRHYYPREPAIQGVELAYYVVYLFAGIIAPVSVVCVMYARIYRAARSSGLRARAHGASALQLHEPHVNLPDLIEEGEGLTLKIDVPDNVTETDRKFGPFLLPPERPTRCPSVASLRNARKEAKSNEDLRKGLPAVSSAPLLAASHLAVQSRTPAPSNNGSRITSIRCRISNASLFRYREESRAARVGLLTGALVMLHVPHAVAAVVSAAVPGLAASARTPALALLLLASAASPFLFALRSRRVQREARRLLLPQKSAWDRPSNAASAAAADGQRARAALDLLRTLTPGGDGGESGDNGAPGPGNGSETSACRSSFSSGGSTQLSSASEE